Genomic window (Ureibacillus composti):
AATTTGGGGACAAGAAACATGTCCCTCGTTTCATGGAGGCGATCAATTGAAAAATAAAAAACTACTTATAACAGTATTCGTCATTGTGGTAATCATAGCTGGACTACTTGATTTAATGTTTAAAGGATTATTCTATCAAATGTTACCCGAATCAATTCAGTCCATCGTATCGAATATCTTTTAGGGACATAGGGGACAGGTACACTGTCCCAAACATCAAGATAATTTTGGGACGATGAACCTGTCCCCACTGTCCCAAAACGGAGAATGCATAGATTCTTATGCTTTCTCCGTTTTTTTTATTAATAAATTAACTACTCAAAAAACACCTTCCAGGCAGGGCTGAATCCTTGTCCCATCAAGGAAATTCTGGGACAAGGAACCTGTCCCACCCCAACCCCCAAAAAAATTTTTTCCAAACATGTCTCTTTTTCTCTTCTAAAACACTATATAAGACGGTGAAGGCAGCTGTTGATAAAAAACTGCCTGAAAACGGAGGGATGCAATTGGATTATCAAGGTAAACGTGTGTTAACGACAAAACGTTTGGCCGCAATGTATGAAATCGCACCAAATACTATTCATCAAATCTATTTACGACATCGAGATCAGTTTGAAGAAGGTGAACACTTCTTTGCGTTGACAGGGGACGAGTTGAAATCTTTTAAAAAATTGTATCAAGACGAAGTAGAAAAGTACGTAGCTTCACTTTATTTATGGACGGAAAAAGGAGCGCTCCTAATTGCTCAAACTCAAAGTGGCCCGCAATCATGGAAATCTTTTAGTCGATACGTCCATTACTACATGGAAAAATCAGATGAATTAAAGCAATCAGTAGAAGAAATAAGAAAAGTTTTCAATCTCAAATAAAAAATCGAAAGGCGGATTAACATGACAATTTTATTAACTAAAGAGACACCGTTACTATTATTACCACAGTTAGCAGCAACGTTTGGAACAAATGAAGCTGCCGTTTTACAGCAGCTCCATTTCAGGCTGCAGCAATCACCATTAAACTATGACGGCTATACATGGTACAACCATACCTATGCCAAATGGAGAAAACAGTTTCCCTTCTTATCAGAGAGGACGCTTCAACGTGTATTTTCAAAGCTAGAGC
Coding sequences:
- a CDS encoding ORF6N domain-containing protein, with protein sequence MDYQGKRVLTTKRLAAMYEIAPNTIHQIYLRHRDQFEEGEHFFALTGDELKSFKKLYQDEVEKYVASLYLWTEKGALLIAQTQSGPQSWKSFSRYVHYYMEKSDELKQSVEEIRKVFNLK